A section of the Microtus ochrogaster isolate Prairie Vole_2 unplaced genomic scaffold, MicOch1.0 UNK129, whole genome shotgun sequence genome encodes:
- the Hcfc1 gene encoding host cell factor 1 isoform X3, with the protein MASAVSPANLPAVLLQPRWKRVVGWSGPVPRPRHGHRAVAIKELIVVFGGGNEGIVDELHVYNTATNQWFIPAVRGDIPPGCAAYGFVCDGTRLLVFGGMVEYGKYSNDLYELQASRWEWKRLKAKTPKNGPPPCPRLGHSFSLVGNKCYLFGGLANDSEDPKNNIPRYLNDLYILELRPGSGVVAWDIPITYGVLPPPRESHTAVVYTEKDNKKSKLVIYGGMSGCRLGDLWTLDIETLTWNKPSLSGVAPLPRSLHSATTIGNKMYVFGGWVPLVMDDVKVATHEKEWKCTNTLACLNLDTMAWETILMDTLEDNIPRARAGHCAVAINTRLYIWSGRDGYRKAWNNQVCCKDLWYLETEKPPPPARVQLVRANTNSLEVSWGAVATADSYLLQLQKYDIPATAATATSPTPNPVPSVPANPPKSPAPAAAAPAVQPLTQVGITLVPQAATAPPSTTTIQVLPTVPGSSISVPTAARTQGVPTVLKVTGPQATTGTPLVTMRPASQTGKAPVTVTSLPASVRMVVPTQSAQGTVIGSNPQMSGMAALAAAAAATQKIPPSSAPTVLSVPAGTTIVKTVAVTPGTTTLPATVKVASSPVMVSNPATRMLKTAAAQVGTSVSSAANTSTRPIITVHKSGTVTVAQQAQVVTTVVGGVTKTITLVKSPISVPGGSALISNLGKVMSVVQTKPVQTSAVTGQASTGPVTQIIQTKGPLPAGTILKLVTSADGKPTTIITTTQASGAGTKPTILGISSVSPSTTKPGTTTIIKTIPMSAIITQAGATGVTSSPGIKSPITIITTKVMTSGTGAPAKIITAVPKIATGHGQQGVTQVVLKGAPGQPGTILRTVPMGGVRLVTPVTVSAVKPAVTTLVVKGTTGVTTLGTVTGTVSTSLAGAGAHSTSASLATPITTLGTIATLSSQVINPTAITVSAAQTTLTAAGGLTTPTITMQPVSQPTQVTLITAPSGVEAQPVHDLPVSILASPTTEQPTATVTIADSGQGDVQPGTVTLVCSNPPCETHETGTTNTATTTVVANLGGHPQPTQVQFVCDRQEAAASLVTSAVGQQNGNVVRVCSNPPCETHETGTTNTATTATSNMAGQHGCSNPPCETHETGTTSTATTAMSSMGTGQQRDIRRASSTPTVVRITVAPGALERAQGTVKPQCQTQQTNMTSTTMTVQATGAPCPAGPLLRPSVALEAGSHSPAFVQLALPNVRIGLSGPSSKDMPTGHQLETYQTYTTNTPTTALSIMGTGELGAAQVAPTSIYESLQASSPSSTMTMTALEALLCPSATVTQVCSNPPCETHETGTTNTATTSNAGSAQRVCSNPPCETHETGTTHTATTATSNGGAGQPEGGQQPASGQPCETHQTTSTGTTMSVSVGALLPDATSSHGTLESGLEVVAVPTVTSPAGATLLASFPTQRVCSNPPCETHETGTTHTATTVTSNMSSNQDPPPAASDQGEVVNTQGDSANITSASGITTTVSSTLPRAVTTVTQSTPVPGPSVPPPEELQISPGPRQQLPPRQLLQSASTPLMGESAEVLSASQTPELQAAVDLSSTGDPSSGQEPASSAVVATVVVQPPPPTQSEVDQLSLPQELMAEAQAGTTTLMVTGLTPEELAVTAAAEAAAQAAATEEAQALAIQAVLQAAQQAVMAGTGEPMDTSEAAAAVTQAELGHLSAEAQEGQATTIPIVLTQQELAALVQQQQQLQEAQAQQQQHLPTEALAPADSLNDPSIESNCLNELASAVPSTVALLPSTATDSLAPSNTFVAPQPVVVASPAKMQAAATLTEVANGIESLGVKPDLPPPPSKAPVKKENQWFDVGVIKGTSVMVTHYFLPPDDAVQSDDDSGTVPDYNQLKKQELQPGTAYKFRVAGINACGRGPFSEISAFKTCLPGFPGAPCAIKISKSPDGAHLTWEPPSVTSGKIIEYSVYLAIQSSQAGGEPKSSTPAQLAFMRVYCGPSPSCLVQSSSLSNAHIDYTTKPAIIFRIAARNEKGYGPATQVRWLQETSKDSSGTKPANKRPMSSPEMKSAPKKSKADGQ; encoded by the exons ATGGCTTCGGCTGTGTCCCCTGCCAACTTGCCGGCGGTGCTTCTGCAGCCCCGCTGGAAGCGAGTGGTGGGTTGGTCGGGTCCAGTGCCCCGACCCCGCCACGGCCACCGTGCCGTGGCTATCAAGGAGCTCATAGTGGTGTTTGGCGGCGGCAATGAAGGGATAGTGGACGAACTGCACGTGTACAACACTG cAACCAACCAGTGGTTCATCCCAGCTGTGAGAGGGGATATCCCTCCAGGATGTGCAGCCTATGGCTTTGTGTGTGATGGTACTCGCCTACTGGTGTTTGGTGGAATGGTGGAGTATGGAAAATACAGCAATGACCTCTATGAACTCCAG GCTAGTCGCTGGGAATGGAAGAGACTGAAAGCAAAGACGCCCAAAAATGGGCCTCCTCCATGTCCTCGGCTTGGACACAGCTTCTCCCTTGTGGGCAACAAATGCTATCTATTTGGGGGTCTAGCCAATGATAGTGAGGACCCCAAGAACAACATTCCGAG GTACCTGAATGACTTATATATACTAGAACTACGACCAGGCTCTGGAGTGGTAGCTTGGGACATCCCCATCACTTACGGAGTCCTGCCTCCACCTCGGGAGTCACATACTGCCGTGGTCTACACTGAAAAAGATAACAAGAAATCAAAGCTGGTGATCTATGGAGGGATGAGTGGCTGCAGGCTAGGGGACCTTTGGACTCTGGATATCG AGACACTGACATGGAATAAACCCAGCCTTAGTGGGGTGGCACCCCTTCCTCGAAGCCTTCACTCTGCAACCACCATAGGAAACAA AATGTATGTATTTGGTGGCTGGGTGCCTCTTGTCATGGACGATGTCAAAGTGGCCACACACGAGAAGGAGTGGAAGTGTACCAACACGCTGGCTTGTCTCAACCTGG ATACCATGGCCTGGGAAACTATCCTGATGGATACACTGGAAGACAACATTCCTCGAGCTCGAGCTGGTCACTGTGCTGTTGCCATCAATACTCGCTTATACATTTGGAGTGGCCGTGATGGCTACCGCAAGGCCTGGAACAACCAGGTCTGTTGCAAGGACCTGTGGTATTTGGAGACAG AAAAGCCACCACCCCCAGCCCGAGTACAACTAGTACGAGCCAACACCAACTCACTGGAGGTTAGCTGGGGTGCAGTAGCAACAGCCGACAGTTACCTTCTGCAGCTCCAGAAATATGACATTCCTGCCACGGCTGCTACGGccacctcccccactcccaaTCCAGTTCCATCTGTGCCTGCCAACCCTCCCAAGAGCCCTGCACCAGCTGCAGCTGCACCTGCTGTACAGCCACTGACCCAAGTAGGCATCACACTTGTGCCCCAGGCTGCCACTGCACCCCCAAGCACTACCACCATCCAGGTCTTGCCAACAGTACCAGGCAGCTCCATTTCTGTGCCCACTGCAGCCAGGACTCAAG GTGTCCCTACTGTTCTCAAAGTGACTGGTCCTCAGGCTACAACAGGAACCCCACTGGTTACCATGAGACCTGCCAGCCAGACTGGAAAAGCCCCTGTCACTGTGACCTCCCTGCCTGCTAGTGTGCGAATGGTTGTGCCCACACAGAGTGCCCAGGGGACG GTGATTGGCAGCAACCCACAGATGAGTGGGATGGCTGCATtggctgctgctgccgctgccacaCAGAAaatccctccttcctcagcacccacagtgcTGAGTGTCCCAGCAGGCACCACCATTGTCAAGACAGTGGCTGTGACACCTGGCACAACCACTCTTCCAGCCACTGTGAAGGTGGCCTCCTCCCCTGTCATG gtGAGCAATCCAGCCACTCGTATGCTAAAGACTGCAGCTGCCCAAGTGGGGacatctgtgtcctctgctgccaaCACATCTACCCGCCCTATCATCACGGTACACAAATCAGGCACTGTGACGGTGGCCCAGCAAGCCCAGGTGGTGACCACAGTGGTAGGCGGAGTCACCAAGACCATCACCCTAGTGAAGAGCCCCATCTCTGTCCCAGGAGGCAGTGCTCTG ATTTCCAATCTGGGAAAAGTGATGTCAGTGGTCCAGACCAAACCAGTTCAGACTTCAGCAGTCACAGGTCAAGCCTCTACAGGCCCTGTGACTCAGATCATCCAG ACCAAAGGGCCTCTGCCAGCAGGGACTATCCTGAAGCTGGTGACATCAGCAGATGGCAAGCCCACAACCATCATTACCACCACGCAGGCTAGTGGAGCAGGGACCAAGCCTACCATCCTGGGCATCAGTAGTGTCTCTCCCAGCACCACCAAACCTGGCACGACTACTATCATCAAGACCATTCCCATGTCAGCCATTATCACCCAGGCAGGCGCCACAG GAGTTACCAGCAGTCCTGGCATTAAGTCCCCTATCACAATTATCACCACCAAGGTAATGACTTCTGGAACAGGAGCACCTGCGAAAATCATAACTGCTGTCCCCAAGATTGCTACTGGTCATGGACAGCAAGGAGTGACCCAG GTGGTGCTAAAGGGGGCCCCTGGACAGCCAGGCACCATCCTCCGCACTGTGCCCATGGGCGGCGTTCGCCTGGTCACCCCTGTCACCGTCTCCGCTGTCAAGCCAGCTGTCACAACATTGGTTGTGAAGGGCACCACAG GTGTCACAACCCTAGGCACAGTGACAGGCACTGTCTCTACCAGCCTTGCAGGAGCTGGGGCCCATAGCACCAGTGCCTCTCTGGCCACACCTATTACCACCTTGGGCACCATTGCCACTCTTTCAAGCCAGGTCATCAACCCTACTGCCATCACAGTATCAGCTGCACAGACCACATTGACAGCTGCTGGTGGCCTTACCACACCCACAATCACAATGCAG CCTGTCTCCCAGCCTACCCAGGTGACTCTGATCACAGCACCCAGTGGGGTTGAGGCCCAGCCTGTACATGACCTTCCTGTGTCCATTTTGGCCTCACCTACTACAGAGCAACCCACAGCAACAGTCACCATCGCTGACTCGGGCCAGGGTGATGTACAGCCTGGCACTGTAACACTGGTGTGCTCCAACCCACCCTGTGAAACCCATGAAACAGGTACCACCAACACAGCCACTACCACTGTTGTGGCTAACCTTGGGGGACATCCCCAGCCCACCCAGGTACAATTTGTTTGTGACAGACAGGAGGCAGCTGCTTCTCTTGTGACCTCAGCTGTGGGACAACAGAATGGTAATGTGGTCCGTGTCTGTTCAAACCCCCCCTGTGAGACCCATGAGACAGGTACCACCAACACTGCCACAACAGCAACCTCCAACATGGCTGGGCAGCATGGCTGCTCAAACCCCCCCTGCGAGACTCATGAGACAGGCACCACCAGCACTGCCACTACAGCAATGTCCAGCATGGGTACTGGGCAGCAGCGAGACATTCGTCGTGCCTCTAGCACCCCTACTGTAGTGCGGATCACTGTGGCTCCTGGGGCGTTGGAGAGAGCCCAGGGTACTGTGAAGCCTCAGTGCCAAACACAGCAGACCAATATGACCAGCACCACCATGACTGTGCAGGCCACCGGAGCTCCGTGCCCAGCTGGCCCACTGCTTAGGCCAAGTGTGGCACTGGAGGCTGGGAGCCACAGCCCTGCCTTTGTGCAGCTAGCCCTTCCAAATGTTAGAATTGGGCTGAGTGGCCCCAGCAGCAAGGACATGCCCACAGGGCACCAGCTAGAGACATATCAGACTTATACAACCAATACCCCAACCACAGCCCTCTCTATCATGGGTACTGGGGAGCTTGGTGCAGCTCAGGTGGCCCCCACATCTATATATGAGAGCCTCCAGGCAAGCTCTCCCAGCAGCACCATGACTATGACAGCCCTAGAGGCATTGCTGTGCCCTTCAGCTACCGTGACCCAAGTCTGCTCCAACCCACCGTGTGAAACCCATGAGACGGGCACCACCAACACTGCCACTACCTCCAATGCGGGCAGTGCCCAGCGGGTATGCTCCAACCCACCTTGTGAGACTCATGAGACGGGAACCACACATACAGCCACCACTGCCACATCAAATGGAGGTGCAGGCCAGCCTGAAGGTGGACAACAGCCTGCCAGTGGCCAACCCTGTGAAACACACCAGACGACTTCCACTGGCACCACTATGTCAGTCAGTGTGGGTGCCCTGCTTCCTGATGCCACTTCCTCTCATGGAACCCTGGAATCTGGCTTAGAGGTGGTAGCAGTGCCCACCGTCACCTCTCCGGCTGGTGCCACATTGCTGGCTTCTTTCCCAACACAGAGGGTATGCTCCAACCCTCCTTGCGAGACCCATGAgacaggcaccacacacacagccaccactGTCACCTCTAACATGAGCTCAAACCAAG ATCCTCCACCAGCTGCCAGTGATCAGGGAGAGGTGGTGAACACCCAAGGTGACAGTGCAAACATCACCAGCGCCAGTGGCATCACAACAACTGTGTCCTCCACACTGCCACGAGCAGTGACCACTGTGACACAGTCTACACCAGTCCCAGGTCCCTCTGTGCCG CCCCCAGAGGAACTCCAGATCTCACCAGGGCCTCGCCAGCAGCTGCCACCACGGCAACTCCTGCAGTCTGCCTCCACCCCCCTGATGGGGGAGTCCGCCGAGGTCCTGTCAGCCTCCCAGACCCCTGAGCTCCAGGCCGCCGTGGATCTGAGCAGCACTGGGGACCCATCTTCAGGCCAGGAGCCTGCCAGCTCTGCTGTCGTGGCCACTGTGGTGGTCCAgccacccccacccacacagTCTGAAGTAGACCAGTTATCACTTCCCCAAGAGCTGATGGCTGAGGCCCAGGCGGGCACCACCACCCTTATGGTAACAGGGCTCACCCCAGAGGAGCTGGCTGTGACTGCTGCTGCAGAAGCAGCTGCCCAAGCTGCAGCCACTGAAGAAGCTCAAGCCTTGGCCATCCAGGCCGTGCTCCAGGCTGCACAGCAGGCTGTCATGG CAGGCACTGGGGAGCCCATGGATACatctgaagcagcagcagcagtgacacAAGCAGAGCTGGGCCACCTTTCAGCTGAGGCACAAGAGGGTCAGGCCACCACCATACCCATTGTGCTGACACAGCAGGAGCTTGCAGCCctggtgcagcagcagcagcagctccaggagGCTCAagcccagcagcagcaacacctCCCTACTGAGGCTCTGGCTCCAGCTGACAGTCTCAATGACCCATCCATCGAGAGCAACTGCCTCAATGAACTAGCTAGTGCTGTCCCTAGCACTGTGGCCTTGCTACCCTCAACAGCCACTGACA GCCTTGCTCCATCCAACACATTTGTGGCTCCACAGCCTGTTGTTGTAGCCAGCCCAGCAAAGATGCAGGCTGCGGCTACCCTAACTGAAGTGGCCAATGGCATCGAGTCCCTGGGTGTG AAACCGGACTTGCCACCTCCACCCAGCAAAGCCCCTGTGAAAAAGGAGAACCAGTGGTTTGATGTGGGGGTCATTAAGGGTACCAGTGTAATGGTAACACACTATTTCCTGCCACCAGATGATGCTGTTCAGTCAGAT GATGACTCAGGCACAGTCCCAGACTATAACCAGCTGAAGAAGCAGGAGCTACAGCCAGGCACTGCCTATAAATTTCGTGTTGCCGGAATCAATGCTTGTGGTCGGGGGCCCTTTAGTGAGATCTCAGCCTTTAAGACCTGTCTGCCTGGTTTCCCAGGGGCTCCTTGTGCCATTAAAATCAGCAAG AGCCCAGATGGTGCTCACCTCACCTGGGAACCACCGTCTGTGACCTCCGGCAAGATCATCGAGTACTCTGTGTATCTGGCCATCCAGAGCTCACAGGCTGGTGGTGAGCCCAagagctccaccccagcccagctAGCCTTCATGCGAGTGTACTGTGGACCTAGCCCTTCCTGCCTTGTGCAGTCCTCCAGCCTCTCTAATGCCCACATTGACTACACCACCAAGCCTGCCATCATCTTCCGCATTGCTGCCCGCAACGAAAAGGGCTACGGCCCCGCTACACAAGTGAGGTGGTTGCAAG AAACCAGTAAAGACAGCTCGGGCACCAAGCCGGCCAACAAGCGACCCATGTCGTCTCCAGAAAT GAAATCTGCTCCAAAGAAGTCTAAGGCTGATGGTCAGTGA